A stretch of the Neodiprion lecontei isolate iyNeoLeco1 chromosome 4, iyNeoLeco1.1, whole genome shotgun sequence genome encodes the following:
- the LOC107226367 gene encoding protein bric-a-brac 1 isoform X3, giving the protein MAVFLWESHLHRDRVAGSSDMGSEHYCLRWNNHQSNLLGVFSQLLESESLVDVTLACTEGPSIRAHKVVLSACSSYFQALFLDHPNRHPIVILKDVRFSELRTLVDFMYKGEVNVEYCQLSALLKTAESLKVKGLADMTNINAAASSRDELDQQQQQQQQQQHHQQQQQQQQQQQQQQQQQQQQQQHLANENQRDREHRERDRDKERERERDRDRERERERERERERERERERERDRETEVECEQSQPQQLSDVMEAVHMTECPPSPTGPGSPCPGPLALHRTRRNSDDAASLEETRGSLSPISVHSGPSDMSLSNNTAGATAGGIIPLQLPQSRLPSPHSTEPLAGPSGLPPVQQVPLSLKKEVDWERSTDDRVSNIEATTDYRLPPDPELMGLDERVFACMYCGASFLHQSKLTRHILSHSLESLKYREQAAHLQLQAQLGLDSGLHLASEVVHYAPGGPVEPMDLELAAHSDPSSGVVLCKFCGKSFPDVGSLIAHLPAHTGDRPFKCEFCGKAFKLRHHMKDHCRVHTGERPFRCALCGKTFSRSTILKAHEKTHYPKYVRKFLSPSPVDPSEEEAPAAHPPAPPHH; this is encoded by the exons cAGGGTTGCGGGCAGTTCAGACATGGGAAGTGAGCATTACTGCCTGAGGTGGAACAATCATCAGAGCAACTTGCTGGGTGTGTTCAGTCAGCTGCTGGAGTCCGAGTCGCTGGTGGACGTGACGCTGGCGTGCACGGAGGGCCCCTCGATCCGCGCTCACAAGGTTGTACTTTCGGCCTGCTCCAGCTACTTCCAGGCTTTGTTTCTCGACCACCCAAATCGCCACCCCATCGTCATCCTCAAGGACGTCCGCTTCTCCGAGCTACGAACCCTCGTCGACTTCATGTACAAGGGAGAAGTGAACGTTGAGTATTGCCAGCTCTCAGCGCTCCTAAAGACGGCCGAGAGTCTCAAAGTCAAGGGACTCGCTGACATGACAAACATCAATGCTGCGGCATCGTCGAGGGATGAACTagaccagcagcagcagcaacagcagcaacagcaacaccaccagcagcagcagcagcagcaacaacagcaacaacagcaacagcaacaacagcaacaacaacaacaacatcttGCCAATGAGAACCAGCGGGATCGAGAGCACCGGGAACGCGATAGGGACAAAGAACGGGAGAGGGAAAGAGACCGGGATAGGGAACGGGAACGGGAACGGGAACGGgaaagggaaagagagagggagagggaacGGGAGAGGGACAGGGAAACGGAAGTGGAATGCGAACAATCTCAACCTCAGCAGCTCAGCGACGTAATGGAAGCTGTTCATATGACCGAGTGTCCACCGTCACCCACGGGACCCGGGAGTCCGTGTCCCGGACCTCTGGCCCTTCATCGAACCAGAAGGAACTCGGACGACGCTGCGAGCCTCGAAGAAACGAGAGGCTCCCTAAGTCCCATATCCGTTCACAGTGGTCCCAGCGACATGAGTCTCAGTAATAACACCGCCGGTGCAACAGCCGGAGGCATTATACCCCTCCAACTGCCGCAAAGCAGGCTTCCGTCTCCTCACAGTACGGAACCACTCGCCGGACCCTCGGGACTTCCGCCTGTACAACAAGTTCCTCTC TCCCTAAAGAAGGAAGTAGATTGGGAGCGATCTACGGACGATCGAGTATCGAATATCGAGGCGACGACTGACTACAGACTCCCACCAGATCCG GAGTTGATGGGTTTGGATGAACGGGTGTTTGCGTGCATGTACTGCGGTGCCTCGTTCCTCCATCAGAGCAAGCTGACGCGGCACATCCTATCGCACAGCCTCGAGTCGCTAAAGTACAGGGAGCAGGCGGCGCATCTCCAGCTCCAGGCGCAGCTCGGTCTCGATTCGGGTCTCCATCTGGCTTCCGAGGTTGTCCACTACGCGCCCGGAGGTCCGGTTGAGCCGATGGACCTGGAGCTAGCCGCCCATTCGGACCCATCGTCCGGTGTAGTGCTTTGCAAGTTTTGTGGTAAATCATTCCCCGACGTCGGTTCGCTGATCGCCCACCTCCCCGCCCACACCGGCGACCGACCTTTCAAGTGCGAATTTTGCGGCAAGGCTTTCAAGCTTCGCCATCATATGAAAGACCATTGCCGCGTTCACACCGGCGAACGGCCGTTCAGGTGCGCCCTTTGCGGCAAAACCTTTTCGAGATCCACGATCTTGAAGGCACACGAAAAGACACATTATCCAAAGTATGTGCGAAAGTTCCTTTCACCCAGCCCCGTTGATCCATCCGAGGAGGAAGCCCCGGCGGCACATCCACCGGCGCCTCCCCATCATTGA